A region of Sulfurimonas sp. DNA encodes the following proteins:
- a CDS encoding DNA polymerase III subunit delta' — translation MSVHEVVKGHILITSDIEVEFYKLQESLKPHRVVGFLEDKFLLEHAKAVLAESYISESITKYIILGSADFNVISQNSLLKIFEEPPRNIEFIIITPTKSNLIPTVRSRLPILKGKKNAKTYECELNLARLSYENIFVFLKENARISRNDAKFLIESLYYRATVVDMLILSKKQLDNFDKAYRLLELNSKPQNILTLVLMGFIDGD, via the coding sequence ATGTCAGTTCATGAAGTTGTAAAAGGTCATATTCTCATTACGAGTGATATAGAAGTAGAATTTTATAAACTACAAGAATCACTTAAACCACATAGAGTTGTAGGCTTTTTAGAAGATAAATTTTTGCTTGAACATGCTAAAGCTGTGCTTGCTGAATCATACATAAGTGAATCAATAACAAAATATATAATTTTAGGTTCTGCAGACTTTAATGTTATTTCTCAAAACTCACTTTTAAAAATATTTGAAGAGCCTCCGAGAAATATAGAGTTTATAATTATAACTCCAACAAAATCAAATCTTATCCCTACCGTTCGTTCAAGATTACCTATTTTAAAAGGTAAAAAAAATGCTAAAACTTATGAATGTGAGCTTAATTTAGCGAGACTTAGCTATGAAAATATTTTTGTTTTTTTAAAAGAAAATGCTCGAATTTCAAGAAATGATGCAAAATTTTTAATAGAATCTCTTTATTATAGAGCAACAGTTGTTGATATGTTAATTTTGTCCAAAAAGCAATTAGATAATTTTGATAAAGCATATAGGCTCTTAGAGTTAAATTCAAAACCACAAAATATTTTAACACTTGTACTTATGGGTTTTATAGATGGAGATTGA
- the folP gene encoding dihydropteroate synthase, with the protein MEIEKLSNSIDAKAYLKKLGVDSGGINILASKMSTHILYIKDLHVGGANILKQDALSIGADLAVPRGTVTALTPLVDCILIATAKQLKTLSKKELSQPFGLKEVAKKISKLYKINKPVHAQVMGIINANDDSFFEGSRFVDSKAIDAVVKMIDDGVTIIDIGGVSSAPNTSSVSIDEELKRVKPIIDAIKEKKLYEKIKFSIDSYEPKVIEYALKNAFKIVNDITGLENDEVCKLCAKYEAKVIIMHMQGTPLTMQVEPKYDSILSDIYQFFEQRIQKAESFGVKDIVLDVGIGFGKSLEHNLILIKHLENFLSLDKELLVGASRKSIIDKVYPAPIQDRLAGTLALHLEAIQNGASIVRVHDVYEHVQAIKVKEALDKI; encoded by the coding sequence ATGGAGATTGAAAAATTATCAAATAGTATAGATGCTAAGGCATATTTGAAAAAACTCGGTGTTGATAGTGGTGGAATAAATATATTAGCTTCAAAGATGAGTACTCATATCTTATATATAAAAGATTTACATGTCGGTGGAGCAAATATTTTAAAACAAGATGCTCTCTCTATTGGAGCAGATTTGGCAGTTCCTCGTGGAACTGTTACAGCATTAACACCTTTAGTTGATTGTATATTAATAGCAACTGCTAAACAGTTGAAAACCCTTAGTAAAAAAGAGTTGTCACAACCATTTGGACTAAAAGAAGTAGCAAAAAAAATCTCAAAATTATATAAAATAAATAAACCTGTTCATGCTCAAGTAATGGGCATTATAAATGCTAATGATGATAGTTTCTTCGAAGGAAGTAGATTTGTAGATTCTAAAGCTATAGATGCTGTTGTTAAAATGATAGATGATGGTGTAACTATAATAGACATAGGTGGTGTGTCATCTGCGCCAAATACTTCAAGTGTTAGTATAGATGAAGAGTTAAAAAGAGTTAAACCAATTATAGATGCTATTAAAGAAAAAAAACTTTATGAAAAAATAAAATTTAGTATAGATAGCTATGAGCCAAAAGTTATAGAATATGCACTGAAAAATGCTTTTAAAATTGTGAATGATATAACAGGTTTAGAAAATGATGAGGTTTGTAAATTGTGTGCTAAGTACGAAGCCAAAGTTATTATTATGCATATGCAAGGAACTCCTTTAACAATGCAAGTAGAGCCAAAATATGATAGTATCCTTAGTGATATTTATCAGTTTTTTGAGCAAAGAATACAAAAAGCAGAAAGTTTTGGTGTTAAAGATATCGTTTTAGATGTAGGCATTGGTTTTGGAAAGTCACTAGAACATAATCTTATATTAATAAAACATTTAGAAAATTTTTTATCGCTGGATAAAGAACTATTAGTTGGAGCATCTAGAAAGTCAATTATAGATAAAGTATATCCTGCTCCAATCCAAGATAGATTAGCTGGGACACTTGCACTTCATTTAGAAGCTATTCAAAATGGAGCTTCAATTGTTAGAGTACATGATGTATATGAACATGTTCAAGCCATAAAGGTAAAAGAGGCTTTAGATAAAATCTAA